One genomic region from Quercus robur chromosome 4, dhQueRobu3.1, whole genome shotgun sequence encodes:
- the LOC126722825 gene encoding uncharacterized protein LOC126722825: MVLSLELGRLTKRVLLCTWFQKSLKKCKKLLTAWNHDHFGSVLKKIKPLEDRLWRAEVDLVRSGEVDVVNRLKKELNELCAQEKRIWHQRSRVQWLQSGDQNTKFFHGVSTQRKRRNFIKVLRDENGTWQENEEVISGLLIEYYANLFTTSNPRNLERILEGVQPVVTKDMRAALARPFIVEEVECAIKDMAPLKAPGPDGILPYSIKHIGLI, from the coding sequence ATGGTATTATCTCTAGAGCTTGGGAGATTGACCAAGAGGGTACTCCTATGCACATGGTTTcaaaaaagcttaaaaaaatgCAAGAAGTTGCTTACGGCATGGAACCATGATCACTTCGGTAGTGtgctgaaaaaaataaaacccttgGAGGATCGGCTTTGGAGGGCTGAAGTAGATTTGGTTAGGTCCGGGGAGGTTGATGTGGTGAATCGTTTGAAGAAAGAGCTTAATGAATTATGTGCACAAGAGAAGAGAATATGGCACCAACGGTCTCGAGTTCAGTGGTTACAAAGTGGTGATCAgaatactaaattttttcatGGTGTCTCCACCCAACGAAAGCGAAGGAACTTTATAAAGGTGCTGCGTGATGAGAATGGAACTTGGCAGGAAAATGAGGAGGTTATTTCAGGTTTGCTAATTGAGTATTATGCTAATTTGTTTACGACTTCCAATCCTCGCAATCTTGAAAGGATTTTGGAAGGGGTTCAACCAGTGGTGACTAAAGATATGAGGGCTGCCTTGGCTAGGCCTTTTATTGTGGAAGAGGTGGAATGTGCTATTAAGGACATGGCTCCGCTAAAGGCCCCAGGACCGGATGGGATCCTCCCTTATTCTATTAAACATATTGGACTGATATAG